The genomic region AACTGGAGGTCACTCCTCCATCAGCCCCTTTACCAAATGAGATACTTCCTCCGCCACCACCTAATGTCGGTTCCCACTTAAAACCAAAAATTTTATTATAATCTTTTGTAAGCTCAACAAACTGAGCTGAAATTTTAACCATCTTTGGTACAGGCTGAGGCTTTTTCTTTGCATTTACACTTATGAAATTTTGTATAATATTTTTCTTTGCTGTTTGAACGGCCTCAGTTCTTCTTGCTAGGTTTTGGATCATATCAGGAACATAAATAGCAGCTAGCTGCTCAGCTCTTGTTCTATCTGCATCTGAGCTTACGACTCCTTCAATCATAAATAGTCCATTTGCAACTCGAACTGTTACATCTGGCATATTACTTTTTTGAATTTCTTTTTGCATATTGGCTGCAATAACTCTTTGAGTTTGCGGAGAGAGTTCAACTAACTGAACAACATCTGGATAATCGGCAAGAACAACTACGACTCGCCCTATGTCAGATGGCACAACAATTTCACCACCAACATAGACCTTGCTTCCTTTTATTCCAATCTCCAAACCTTCTACATCACCCAAGTAATCTTTAAGGTTCTGAACAACCTTAGACTGATCGGTAGCAGTTATATTCACAAGGTACTTAACCTTTCTTTCTCCAACTGTATTTCTAATAATCACAGAAGTATTACCAGGTTTTAAACCTTTGAAAGTAATTTCTCTTTTTTGCGGAATTATTGTATGGGCCAAGATTGAATCATTACCAACCTGAACTTTTGTTGAAGGTGCAAAATCAAGCTTTTCGATCTTGTCTATACCAAGAACTATCTCAACCTTTTTCTCAGGCACTTTTGCGTCTTGCTGCGAATATGCCAACATTGAAAAAAGATTTAAAAATAGAACTAAAGTAAACTTCATTAATTACCTTGTTTTTTAAATTTCTCAGAAAAGAAAAGCTTCGCTTCGGATGCATCCTCTCCTAATATATCGTAAAGCTTCGTAGACTTAATTCTGACAGGCTTTTTATCAGAGTTATTTCTAAGTGCAAGATATGGTCTTTGACTATTGTAGTTCACTAAGAATACAAGCTTCTGAACTTCATAAGGATCAAGTTCTAGTGTTACAGATTGATAGTCACTATATGTATTTAATTTCATTTTCTTAATAACTCTTGGTGTTTTAACACCAATGATTGGTAAGTTTCCTGAAATACTTCTACCTGTAGAAAGGATTAATACATCTTGAAGCACCGTCTTCATCTTTTGTAAGTCTTTACGTCCACCGGCATAATCAATACCTGCTAAAATATCAACCCTATCTCCCGGCTTAATAAGACGACCAACAGAAGCACCTTCGGTAACTTCTAACGATATAGCTCTCTTTCCAACACTTACCTGTCTCGAGAGACCACTTCTTTCATCAGGCCAACTAACTCGCGGCTTAGTCAACTGCTCCCCTTTTAATATAGGAACTGTTGCAACTGTATTTTGAATTTCAGAAATCATTTTAAATGCTTTTTCGTGAACAAAATTTGAAGGCATAGATGTTACAGTCACTTTTGAATCATCAATAAGTTCAAGTTCCTGAATATCGACTTTGGCAATAACAACAGATTTCTCTTTACCATATTTTTTTATAATTTTAGTTTTTTCATCTTCGATATATGTATAAACCATAAACATCGCAAAGGATGCGATAATTAATGCTAATGTCAGTGCCCTAGTGTTCATGCTCTTACCTTATTTAATGACTACGATTAATTTTACTAGTAATTTCGAATGCTTGAAAACGGGGGAAAGAAGTGTCACTAAGG from Halobacteriovorax sp. HLS harbors:
- the cpaB gene encoding Flp pilus assembly protein CpaB translates to MNTRALTLALIIASFAMFMVYTYIEDEKTKIIKKYGKEKSVVIAKVDIQELELIDDSKVTVTSMPSNFVHEKAFKMISEIQNTVATVPILKGEQLTKPRVSWPDERSGLSRQVSVGKRAISLEVTEGASVGRLIKPGDRVDILAGIDYAGGRKDLQKMKTVLQDVLILSTGRSISGNLPIIGVKTPRVIKKMKLNTYSDYQSVTLELDPYEVQKLVFLVNYNSQRPYLALRNNSDKKPVRIKSTKLYDILGEDASEAKLFFSEKFKKQGN